The sequence GCGGGCGCGGTCGTCAGCCGGACTGGATCAAGGACGGTCTCGCCAGCGGCAAGGCTCTGGATGATTTCCTGATCGCTTGATCAAGCTCACTGCAGTAGCAACCGGCTCTGTCAAGAAGCGTACCATGTTATATGCATTTCGGTTAAACCCTTGGGGCGATGCGCACATTGTACATGAAAAAAGTCACCCCAATAAGCTACAGGCGATGGTGTCAGGTCTAAACAGTGAGGTCCGTGCTAGATGACGAATAGATAGAAGGCTCGGCAAGCCAGCTCACACCAGATGCACCGGTACCGTCCCGCTTAACATGTCCAGCGGAACGAAAGAGCGATCAGCGACTTCGGAGTGATTTTCTGCCACCGATTCAATTGGTTGTACGAAAGCTAAAAATGCCCCTCTCTTGACATCGCACCTCACTCAGTTCATAGTGGTAGGGTAGCTCACATTCGCGTGATGTCGCGCATTAATAACTTGTCCCGCGAATTCTAGAGAGCAAATCTTAACCTCGGTTAGATATGTCATTCGGCGCGGCGGTGTCGCATATCTGCTTATGAAAGGAGTGCAAGTATGCATGCGCTAACAAAAATTTTCCGCGAAGGTACCGGTCCTGCGCCTCTCTCGAGTGCGTTGGATATGCTGCCCGCAGACGCGGAGGGAACAGGACCTGCCCCATGTCTTTTGGAAGGCACTGGTCCGTGAAGTAGATCGCGCCACACAGCACTTGATCTTCTTTAAGAAGTAGTCTAGAAAACAGCTCCGCTCGCGGAGCTGTTTTTATTTATTCTACACCTTGGGAGAATGAAGTTGCTTACAATCTCCAGAAAGGAATTTGCTGTTGCACTACTAGTTTCAATTGGAGCTACAACCTTTTTAGTCTTGTCTTACGCAGCAGTTGATTATGCTATTTTAAGACACCTACCAAAGCAAGCCTATCTCAGAATATCTGATAATATTACTCCAATAGTTATATTATTTTCCGCAATTACAGCCGGTACACTTGCCATGTTCAATATGGAAAGCGCGCGAAGAACAGCGCGTCTCCAGGAGACTCTCAGAGTTATAAATAACTCAGAGCTTGATAGAGAATTTATAAAAGCCCGAAGCGCGTGGTCACAATACAAAGGAAACGGCGACATAGAATATGATGAAGATCTTGCAGCCGTAATTGCGATCATACTTCTCAAAACCATTGCATCTAGCCTAGAGAGAAAAGCCCTTCAAATTGAGCATGTAGACGTAGATAAGAAGGAAAGACTCAATGAGGAGGTAGAGAATCTTAGAGATATCTCAAAGGATACAGAGCTCTTGAGAAGAGAGCTGCAGGATGGTATTTTTGTAATAACTTACCTCAATAGCTTCGAGCTTATCGCCATTGGGATTAATAAAAAGATTATCGATGAGGAGATGTATAGGCAGTGGCATGAAGGTCATTTCATAAATGTCTGGAACTGTTCAGTCGCCGCAGTCGGTGTTCTGAGGTATGTAAAGAAAAATAAGCGGTTATTTAAACAGTGGGAGCGCGTTGCCCGCCAATGGTCGGGAGAGAAAGGGGAAACGATTGCGGTTGTACCCCAATACAACTCTAGGCAGCTCGCCAAAATTACAATCGATTATCATGCAACCAAAAAAGCTTTGCGCAGAGAGCGCGAAAATTAATTCTCAACCCATCGCAAGATATGAATCCAGGGTTGCCCAACCCTGATTTAGAATTAATTAATAAATTTCTGTTATAATTCCACCATGGATAATTATGACAGTGATAAGTTGGCGCGTGACGCTAAGGCTGCTGTAGATCACGATGATCTACAGAATGAGATTGCAGGGCGGGAGGTTGGCCGCCTGAGCCGCTTCTTTGCGGAAGCCGCACGGAATGCGGCAGAGCAGCAACGCAAGGAGCGCGAGCGCTCACACGAGCAGACCGCGCTTCAACTCATACTGGCCAAGAATGCGGAATATGCCGCGCTGTATCGCGACACCATGGATTTGTTGGTCAAGGCCGAAGCCGCGACCGAAACCGCGTTGGCACAGGCGGATACGCGCCGTATCGAGGCGAAAGAGGCGCTGGACACCCTTCTCGCCAATGCTGCACGTCTGGAAGACGGCACGGTTGTCTTTCTCGATGCGC is a genomic window of Pontivivens ytuae containing:
- a CDS encoding DUF4760 domain-containing protein, giving the protein MLTISRKEFAVALLVSIGATTFLVLSYAAVDYAILRHLPKQAYLRISDNITPIVILFSAITAGTLAMFNMESARRTARLQETLRVINNSELDREFIKARSAWSQYKGNGDIEYDEDLAAVIAIILLKTIASSLERKALQIEHVDVDKKERLNEEVENLRDISKDTELLRRELQDGIFVITYLNSFELIAIGINKKIIDEEMYRQWHEGHFINVWNCSVAAVGVLRYVKKNKRLFKQWERVARQWSGEKGETIAVVPQYNSRQLAKITIDYHATKKALRREREN